In one window of Nocardioides panacisoli DNA:
- a CDS encoding GNAT family N-acetyltransferase: MTTTRSTSPTALVRPDVRLHQSWAATVLDFRHPGAMHGSGEWHMPEVVATEAGCGDFVAAQLAAESADPAGTRVASTYYWIADGASGEVLGFFHLRHELNEWLLDQGGHIGYSVRPSRRREGHARRALAAGVRRAGALGIERVLVTCDAENAASRGTIRAAGGVLEDVRGTKERYWITVG, translated from the coding sequence ATGACCACGACGCGCTCCACGTCGCCGACCGCCCTGGTCCGGCCCGACGTCCGGCTGCACCAGAGCTGGGCCGCGACCGTGCTCGACTTCCGCCACCCCGGGGCCATGCACGGCTCGGGGGAGTGGCACATGCCCGAGGTCGTGGCCACCGAGGCCGGCTGTGGCGACTTCGTCGCCGCCCAGCTGGCCGCCGAGTCGGCCGACCCGGCCGGGACGCGCGTCGCCTCCACCTACTACTGGATCGCCGACGGCGCATCGGGGGAGGTGCTCGGCTTCTTCCACCTGCGCCACGAGCTCAACGAGTGGCTGCTCGACCAGGGCGGCCACATCGGCTACTCGGTGCGGCCCTCCCGGCGGCGCGAGGGCCATGCGCGCCGGGCGCTGGCGGCCGGCGTACGCCGTGCCGGTGCGTTGGGCATCGAGCGCGTCCTGGTGACCTGCGATGCCGAGAACGCCGCGTCACGCGGCACCATCCGCGCGGCCGGCGGCGTGCTGGAGGACGTGCGCGGCACCAAGGAGCGCTACTGGATCACGGTAGGATGA
- a CDS encoding Fur family transcriptional regulator, with protein sequence MAATPATRPTRQRRAITDALERAEDFQSAQEIHDEIRNVGDKVGLATVYRALQSMADGGEVDVLHTEHGEATYRRCSPHHHHHLVCRSCGRTVEIAAPTVEQWTRSIADDHDFTDVSHTIELFGVCASCR encoded by the coding sequence GTGGCCGCCACGCCTGCGACCCGTCCGACGCGCCAGCGGCGGGCGATCACCGACGCCCTGGAGCGTGCCGAGGACTTCCAGAGTGCCCAGGAGATCCACGACGAGATCCGAAACGTCGGTGACAAGGTCGGGCTCGCGACGGTCTACCGCGCGCTGCAGTCGATGGCCGACGGTGGCGAGGTCGACGTCCTGCACACCGAGCACGGCGAGGCGACCTACCGCCGGTGCAGCCCGCACCATCACCACCACTTGGTGTGCCGCAGCTGCGGACGCACCGTCGAGATCGCCGCTCCGACCGTCGAGCAGTGGACCCGATCCATCGCCGACGACCACGACTTCACCGACGTGAGCCACACCATCGAGCTCTTCGGCGTCTGCGCGAGCTGTCGATGA
- a CDS encoding NAD(P)/FAD-dependent oxidoreductase, with protein MAAKDNAGADQRDQGNRADRMAHQRSDRHQVVVIGSGFGGLFGTKELRNADVEVTMIAKTTHHLFQPLLYQVATGILSEGEIAPPTREVLAGQKNAQVLLGEVTDIDLDKQHVVSHVLGRELVTPYDSLIVAAGAGQSYFGNDHFAEHAPGMKSVDDALELRGRIFGAFEMAELAAKRGESTDHLLTFVVVGAGPTGVEMAGQIAELAHRTLKKDFRSISSKQARVILVDAAPQVLPPFGKKLGDWTEDKLSGLGVEVKLGAMVTDVDERGLVVKYKDDTEERIDAITKVWAAGVQASPLGKTLSEQSGAGLDRAGRISVNPDLTLPGHPEVFVVGDMISLDNLPGVAQVAIQGAKYAAKEIDGRVKGKPAQEPFKYFDKGSMAIISRFRAVAMVGKLRLTGVIAWLMWLVVHLFYITGFKNRVTAVMHWFISFIGRDRSERTTTEQQIFARVALQRLERGASDLVSDPGQFDADAEHRRREELEAQAAEESRLSDANERGVHIGA; from the coding sequence AGGGCAACCGGGCAGACCGCATGGCCCACCAGCGATCGGACCGCCACCAGGTGGTCGTGATCGGCTCGGGCTTCGGTGGCCTGTTCGGCACCAAGGAGCTGCGCAACGCCGACGTCGAGGTGACGATGATCGCCAAGACGACCCACCACCTCTTCCAGCCGCTGCTCTACCAGGTCGCGACCGGCATCCTCTCCGAGGGCGAGATCGCGCCGCCGACCCGTGAGGTGCTCGCCGGCCAGAAGAACGCCCAGGTCCTGCTGGGCGAGGTCACCGACATCGACCTGGACAAGCAGCACGTCGTCTCGCACGTGCTGGGCCGCGAGCTCGTCACGCCGTACGACTCGCTGATCGTGGCTGCCGGCGCGGGCCAGTCCTACTTCGGCAACGACCACTTCGCCGAGCACGCGCCCGGCATGAAGAGCGTCGACGACGCCCTCGAGCTGCGCGGCCGCATCTTCGGTGCCTTCGAGATGGCCGAGCTCGCCGCCAAGCGTGGCGAGTCCACCGACCACCTGCTCACCTTCGTCGTCGTGGGTGCCGGCCCGACCGGCGTGGAGATGGCCGGCCAGATCGCCGAGCTCGCCCACCGCACGCTGAAGAAGGACTTCCGCTCCATCAGCAGCAAGCAGGCGCGGGTCATCCTCGTCGACGCGGCGCCGCAGGTGCTGCCGCCGTTCGGCAAGAAGCTCGGCGACTGGACCGAGGACAAGCTCAGCGGCCTCGGTGTCGAGGTCAAGCTCGGCGCGATGGTGACCGACGTCGACGAGCGCGGCCTGGTCGTGAAGTACAAGGACGACACCGAGGAGCGCATCGACGCCATCACCAAGGTGTGGGCCGCCGGTGTGCAGGCCAGCCCGCTCGGCAAGACGCTCTCGGAGCAGTCCGGCGCCGGCCTGGACCGAGCCGGTCGCATCTCGGTCAACCCCGACCTGACGCTGCCGGGCCACCCGGAGGTGTTCGTGGTCGGCGACATGATCTCGTTGGACAACCTCCCCGGTGTCGCACAGGTCGCGATCCAGGGCGCGAAGTACGCCGCCAAGGAGATCGACGGTCGGGTCAAGGGCAAGCCCGCCCAGGAGCCGTTCAAGTACTTCGACAAGGGTTCGATGGCCATCATCAGCCGGTTCCGGGCCGTCGCGATGGTCGGCAAGCTGCGGCTCACCGGCGTCATCGCCTGGCTGATGTGGCTGGTCGTGCACCTCTTCTACATCACCGGCTTCAAGAACCGTGTGACCGCGGTGATGCACTGGTTCATCTCCTTCATCGGCCGCGACCGGTCCGAGCGCACCACCACCGAGCAGCAGATCTTCGCCCGGGTGGCGTTGCAGCGGCTCGAGCGCGGGGCGAGCGACCTGGTCTCCGACCCGGGGCAGTTCGACGCCGACGCCGAGCACCGCCGCCGCGAGGAGCTCGAGGCGCAGGCCGCCGAGGAGTCGCGGCTCTCCGACGCCAACGAGCGCGGCGTCCACATCGGCGCCTGA
- a CDS encoding PaaI family thioesterase: MSRFQIDEATDEEIAREEALYGPFTDAVRDLVDATIRTLVAPDEIRRAQAEVEAITARLRAEQLPGSYGVKFREDGHGRPWGNAVMGLRNPIAPPLVVEKLEAGRVATDVELGAAYEGPPGLVHGGVVALVLDQLLGQAVSSGGRPGMTGTLTLTYRRGTPLGPLRGEAWIEHRDGIKTWGRGRLLDGDGEVTAEAEGVFILPRWARDLPEAEHVSYFE, encoded by the coding sequence ATGAGCCGGTTCCAGATCGACGAGGCCACCGACGAGGAGATCGCCCGGGAGGAGGCCCTCTACGGCCCCTTCACCGACGCGGTCCGCGACCTCGTCGACGCCACGATCCGCACCCTCGTCGCCCCCGACGAGATCCGGCGCGCGCAGGCCGAGGTCGAGGCGATCACCGCCCGGCTGCGGGCCGAGCAGCTCCCCGGCTCCTACGGCGTGAAGTTCCGCGAGGACGGCCACGGACGTCCGTGGGGCAACGCGGTGATGGGGCTGCGCAACCCGATCGCTCCCCCACTGGTGGTGGAGAAGCTCGAGGCCGGCCGGGTCGCGACCGACGTCGAGCTCGGCGCGGCGTACGAGGGTCCGCCCGGGCTGGTCCACGGCGGCGTCGTCGCACTCGTGCTCGACCAGCTCCTCGGCCAGGCCGTCAGCTCGGGCGGACGACCCGGGATGACGGGGACGCTCACGCTCACCTACCGCCGCGGTACGCCGTTGGGTCCCCTGCGCGGCGAGGCCTGGATCGAGCACCGCGACGGCATCAAGACCTGGGGCCGCGGCCGCCTGCTCGACGGCGACGGCGAGGTCACCGCCGAGGCCGAGGGCGTGTTCATCCTGCCCCGCTGGGCGCGCGACCTCCCCGAGGCCGAGCACGTCTCCTACTTCGAGTAG